Sequence from the Pantanalinema sp. genome:
AGCGCTTCCGGTGCGAAGGTCTCTCCCGAGGCCTGCACCGGGTCTTGAAGCGCCCGGGCCGCATCTTTCCCGGAGAGGGGGCCGACGGCGGGAAAACTGAACAGCCGTTCGGCGTATGACTTCGATTCACCGGCGAGGCCCGGGATGATCGGAAGGCCGGCGCCGATGAGCACCAGCGGTAGCTGGCGCTGCTGCATCTTGTGCATCGCCATGATCAACGCGCTCAGCTCGGCCGAGCTGAGATACTGGATCTCGTCGATCAGGATGGCGATGGCGACGCCGCGTTCCTGGGCCGCTTCGGCGACAGCGGTGAAGAGGCTGGGGAGATCGACCTCCAGGTCGCCGCTGTCGGCGGCGCCTCTCTCCGGCTCGATGTCCAGCCCGAACTCGATATCGCCGACCGTGACCTTGATCGCCCCGATGAAGCCCTTCAGGACAGCGAGGCCGCGCCGGACCTTGTCGCCGGTTCCTGCGAGCCGGTTCAGGTCGAAGAGCAACCGGCGCAGGTGAGGCGCGAGGAGCACGGCCAAGGGCTTGTTTTCATGGGCTTCGACCAGAATGGTGCGATATCCGGAGCTCTCGGACATGCGCTCCATCTCGTTGAGCAGGACGGTTTTTCCCACCCCGCGTAATCCCGTCATCAGGATGCTTTTTTCGGGGCGCCGCTGATGAACGCGGCCCAGGAGGACTCGCGCTTGCTCCAGGATGTTGTCGCGTCCGGCGAGCTCCGGTGGCGGTGCCCCGGCTCCCGGGGAAAATGGATTCTTGATCTTGTCCACCGTCGCTCTCCATCTCTAGGGACTTATATGGAAGTATGGGTAATTATAGGTATATTTGCCTATAAATCGCTATAATTTATCGGATGCTCGCTCGGGTTCGCCACCAGGTGCTGCGTGCTAGATATTGGTCTGCTTCACGCGGGCAGAGCGAGCCGGGACAGGGCCGCGACGAGTGCCTCGATCTCGCGCTCTTCGTTGTAGTAATGAACCGAGGCTCGCAGGACCATCGCCAGGTGACGGGCCTCCATGTCGAGCCGGGTCGAGCCCACCGACGAGGTCGTCAGGTTGATGCCCTGCGCCGAGAGCGCCTCGCGCAGCGCCAAAGGGTCGTGGCCGTCCACGGTGAACGAGACGATCCCGCAGCGCCGCAGGCCCTGGTCCTGCACCGTGACCCCAGCTAGGGCCGAGAGGCCCTCCCGAAGCCGTTCGGCCAGCTGGACGACGCGCTCCTCGATGGCGTCGAGCCCCCAGTCGAGGGCATACCGCACGGCGGCCCCGAGCCCGAGCCTGCCCGCGATGCTGGCTTCCCAGCTCTCGAACCGGCGGGCGTCCGAGCGAAGCTCGTAGCGATCGCTTCGCGTCCAGCTCGCGGCGTGCAGGTCGAGCATGGCGGGCTCCAGCCGCTCCAGCACCTCGCTAGAGACGTAGAGGAAGCCCGTGCCGCGCGGGCCTCGCAGGTACTTTCGCCCCGTCGCCGAGAGGAAGTCGCACCCGATGGCCTTCACGTCGATGGGCAGCTGCCCCACCGACTGGCAGGCGTCGAGCAGGTAGAGCACCCCGGCTTCCCTTGCGATCGCCCCGACCTCCTCGGCGGGGTTCACCAGCCCGCCGTTGGTCGGCACGTGGGTCAGCGCGATGAGCTTGACCCGCTCGTCCATCGCCTCGCGCAGGGCCGAGAGCGAGATCTGGCCGTGTTCGTCGTTCGGGACGACCGCGATCTCGACGCCCGTCTTCTTCGCCGTCTGGAGGAAGGCGATGAAGTTGCTCGCGTACTCGGAGGCCGAGGTCAGGATGCGATCGCCCGCCTTGAAGGGGATCGCGTAGAACGCCATGTCCCAGGCCCGGGTCGCGTTCTCGAACAGGGCGATCTCGTCGCGGTGCGCCCCGATGAGCCGGGCGATGTCGTCGTAGACCTGCTCGACGGCGTCATCCACCTGGCGCGCCGCCTCGTAGCCCCCGATCCGCGCCTCGAGCTGCAGGTGAGCGATCGTGGCGTCCAGGACGGGCTGCGGCATCAGCGCGGCCCCCGCGTTGTTGAGGTGGATCACGTGGTCGCAGCCGGGGGTCTCGGCGCGGGCGCGGCTGATATCGATGGGCAACGGGGATCTCCTTGGTTCAGGTGCGCGGGGGAAGGGGGTGCCGGGCGGTGACGGCGTTGGGCGACTCGCCGCCCGCCTCGAAGCGCGTGACGTTGTCGAGCGTCGTCTCGGCGATGTTGCGCAGGGCGGTGTCGGTGAGGAAGGCCTGGTGCGCCGTGATGAGCACGTTCGGGAAGGTGAGCAGCCGCGCCAGCTGATCGTCCTGGAGGACGAGGCCCGACATGTCCTCGAAGAAGAGCCCCGCCTCGCGCTCGTAGACGTCGAGCCCCGCCCCGCCGAGCTTGCCGCTCTTGAGGCCCTTGATCAGGGCGCCGGTGTCCACGAGGCCGCCTCGGCTGGTGTTGAGCAAGAGGGCGCCGGGCTTCATCCTGGCGATCGCCGCGTCGTCGATCAGGTGCGTCGTCTCGTGCGAGAGGGGCAGGTGCAAGGAGACCACGTCGGCCTCCGAGAGCAGCTCCTCCAAGGGGACGTAGCGAAGGCCGAGCTCGCCGCTCAGGGCGGGATCGGGGTAGGGGTCGTGGGCCAGCAGCCGGCAGCCGAAGCCGTGCATGATCCGGGCGAAGGCCGCCCCGATCCGCCCGGTGCCCACGATGCCCACGGTCTTTCCGTGCAGGTCGAAGCCGACCAGGCCGGAAAGGGAGAAGTTGCCTTCGCGCACCCGGGCGTAAGCGCGGTGAGTCTTGCGGTTGAGGCTCAGCAGCAGAGCGACGGCGTGCTCGGCCACGGCATAGGGGGAGTAGGCGGGCACCCTCACGACCGTCAGGCCGAGGCCTTCGGCGGCGCCGACGTCCACGTTGTTGAAGCCCGCGCAGCGCAGGGCCACCAGCCGGGTGCCCCCCTCGCGCAGCGTGGCGAGCACCTCGGCGTCGAGCGTGTCGTTGACGAAGGCGCAGACGGCGGGGAACCCCTTGGCCAAGGCGACCGTCTCGGGGCCCAGGCGGCTCTCGAAGTAGGTCAGCGCGTGGCCGAAGGCCTCGTTTGCCTCGTCGAGGGACGCTCGGTCGTAGGGGCGGGTGTCGAAGACGGCGATGTTCATAGGCTCTCGCAACGATAGGGCATGGCAGTGACGGCGATGTTCATAGGGCCTCACAGCGAAGGGACGTTGCCATGATAGCATCGGCCCGCCGTATCCACCCCGCAGCCCGGAGCTTCCATTGCCTTAAAGATTCGATACGCGCTAAGCTGGTGTGTTGCCCCCTTCAAGATTGACCGGAGAACGCCATGAGTTCGACGCTCGACGCCCCGCCTGCCGACACCGACGGCGGCTTCAAGCCCTACGTCTCCCCACACGAGCATCCTCCCGAGCTCACCTTCCGGGCGCTTTTGCTGGGGGCGGTGCTCGGCATCGTCTTCGCCGCCTCGTCGGTGTACCTCGCCCTCAAGGTCGGCATGACCGTCAGCGCGAGCATCCCCATCGCGGTCCTCGCCATCACCATCTTCCGGGTCTTCGGTCGCGCCACGATCCTCGAGAACAACATCGTCCAGACCACCGGCTCGGCCGGCGAGTCGATCGCAGCCGGTGTGGCCTTCACCATGCCGGCCTTGCTGCTCCTGGGCCAGGACCTCGAGCTCATCCGCGTCCTGATGGTCGCCCTGCTGGGCGGCCTTCTGGGCGTGCTCATGATGATCCCCCTGCGCCAGGGCCTGATCGTCCACGAGCACGGCAAGCTGACCTACCCCGAGGGCACCGCCTGCGCCGACGTCCTCATCGTCGGCGAGGAGCGCGGCACCAACGCCCGGGTGGTCTTTCTGGGCTTCTTCATCGGGGCCTTCTACAAGATCCTCAACGCCGGCACCCGCCTCTGGAAGGAGGCCCCCGGCTGGATGGTGCCCGGCTTCAAGGGCGGCTCGGTGGCCGCCGAGGTCTCGCCCGAGCTGCTGGGCGTCGGTTACATCATCGGGCCCCGCACGTCGGCGACCATGCTCGCGGGCGGCGTGCTGAGCTTCCTCATCCTGATCCCGGCCATCAAGATCTTCGGCTCGGGCATGACGGTGCCCATGTTCCCGGCCACCAAGCTCATCAACGACATGAGCCCCGCCGAGATCCGCAACGCCTACATCCTCTACATCGGCGCCGGCGCGGTCGCGACCGGCGGCATCATCAGCCTGGTGCGCTCCTTCCCCACCATCGTGAACGCCTTCAAGCG
This genomic interval carries:
- a CDS encoding ATP-binding protein, producing MDKIKNPFSPGAGAPPPELAGRDNILEQARVLLGRVHQRRPEKSILMTGLRGVGKTVLLNEMERMSESSGYRTILVEAHENKPLAVLLAPHLRRLLFDLNRLAGTGDKVRRGLAVLKGFIGAIKVTVGDIEFGLDIEPERGAADSGDLEVDLPSLFTAVAEAAQERGVAIAILIDEIQYLSSAELSALIMAMHKMQQRQLPLVLIGAGLPIIPGLAGESKSYAERLFSFPAVGPLSGKDAARALQDPVQASGETFAPEALDEIYRLTNGYPYFLQEWGYQAWNHAVASPISLEVVQESTDLVVARLDENFFRVRFDRLTPGEKKFLRAMAQLGSGPYRTADIADCLGVKINSLSPTRSSLIKKGMIYSPSHGEMAFTVPLFDAFMRRAIPSLTLGSSE
- a CDS encoding aminotransferase class V-fold PLP-dependent enzyme, which gives rise to MPIDISRARAETPGCDHVIHLNNAGAALMPQPVLDATIAHLQLEARIGGYEAARQVDDAVEQVYDDIARLIGAHRDEIALFENATRAWDMAFYAIPFKAGDRILTSASEYASNFIAFLQTAKKTGVEIAVVPNDEHGQISLSALREAMDERVKLIALTHVPTNGGLVNPAEEVGAIAREAGVLYLLDACQSVGQLPIDVKAIGCDFLSATGRKYLRGPRGTGFLYVSSEVLERLEPAMLDLHAASWTRSDRYELRSDARRFESWEASIAGRLGLGAAVRYALDWGLDAIEERVVQLAERLREGLSALAGVTVQDQGLRRCGIVSFTVDGHDPLALREALSAQGINLTTSSVGSTRLDMEARHLAMVLRASVHYYNEEREIEALVAALSRLALPA
- a CDS encoding 2-hydroxyacid dehydrogenase; protein product: MNIAVFDTRPYDRASLDEANEAFGHALTYFESRLGPETVALAKGFPAVCAFVNDTLDAEVLATLREGGTRLVALRCAGFNNVDVGAAEGLGLTVVRVPAYSPYAVAEHAVALLLSLNRKTHRAYARVREGNFSLSGLVGFDLHGKTVGIVGTGRIGAAFARIMHGFGCRLLAHDPYPDPALSGELGLRYVPLEELLSEADVVSLHLPLSHETTHLIDDAAIARMKPGALLLNTSRGGLVDTGALIKGLKSGKLGGAGLDVYEREAGLFFEDMSGLVLQDDQLARLLTFPNVLITAHQAFLTDTALRNIAETTLDNVTRFEAGGESPNAVTARHPLPPRT